The window AAGCTCCACGCCTCGATCAGCGTGCGGTTCGCGCCCAGCGGCCGGATCACCCGGATGGCCTGCGGCGAACCCTTGACCGAAAGGCTGGGGAAGAGCACCGAGTTCTGCGGCGAGCGCTGCAGGATGTCCATCGCCCGCTCCGCGCCATGCGCCTCGCGCATCGCTGACTCGTACTCGGGCATTTGCGCGTAATTCGAGTGAATGCTGAAGTTGATGCCCAGCACGCTGTGGCCATTGGCGAACACGCGCCCGCCCATCTTGTCGAAGAAGTCGTAGCCTGAGCCGAAGGGCAGGATCTGCTCCATCGCCATCGGCTTGGGCTCGTCCGGCGCGCGGCCCTGCCATAGCGTGTCGGCCGCCTGCGTGGCCGACTCGTGCGTCGACATCGGGTGCACCGTGTCGTTGATGTTCTCGAGGTACATCTTCCAGTTGCAATGAATGATGTTGCGCAGCACGCCGCCGCCCACCGTGAGCCGGCCCTCGGGCGAGCGATCGACCATGTTGTCGATCGCGCCCAGCACCTCGCCGAAGTACGCCTCGAAGCCGGGGCCTTCATCGGCGAGCCGCACGAACACGAAGTCGCGATAGACCGCCGTGTTCTTCAGCTCGACCAGGCCGCGGCCCGATTCGCACTCCTTCAGCCGCGTGCCTTCGTAGCCGGACTTGAGCGGAATCGCGAGCGGCGCGCCATCGAGCTTGTAGGTCCAGGCGTGGTACGGGCAGCGAAAGAACTTGCCTGCATTGCCGCTCTCGTCCGTCACAAGCCGGCTGCCCTTGTGCGCGCAGCGGTTGTAGAACACGCGCACCGCGCCGTCGGCCTGCCGCACCATCATCACCGGGCGGCCGGCCAGCTCCAGCGCCCAGTAGTCGCCGGCGTTCGGCACCTGGCTCGCGTGGCCCACGTAGAGCCAGGTGTTGGCGAAGAAGCGCTCCTGCTCCAGCGCGAACAGTTCCTCACTCAGGTAGAGATCACGGTGCACGCGGTCCTCCTGGACCAGCGCACGGATGGCTTCTGGACGGTCGCGGTAGGTGTTCATCGCCGGACGGCCTGCTCTTGTGCCGCGACTAGGGCACCAGCTTCCACTGGCCCTTTTCCATCCGCACCACCACCACCGCGCGCTGGTCGGAGCCGTAGCGGTTGTCCGGCTTGAAGTTGTAGACGCCGTGCGTGCCCACCAGCTCCTTGGTGCTCACGATGGCGTCGCGCAGCGCCGTGCGGTACTGCGGCGTGCCCGGTTCGCCCTTGGTGCGGGAGGCGGCATCGGCGAGCAACAGGTATGCGTCGTAGGTGTAGGAAGAGAAGGCGTCGGTCGGCACCGCGCCGTGCACCTTCTGGTAGGCGTTCCGGAAGTTCATCGACACCTTCTTGATCGGGTTGTCGGCTGGCAGCTGGTCGGCCACCAGCACCGGGCCGCTCGGCACCTGCAGGCCCTCGATCGAGGCGCCGCCCACGCGAACGAAGTCGGCATTGATCAGCCCGTGCGTGCCGTAGATCCGGCCCTTGTAGCCGCGCTCGGACAGGCCCAGGTAGGGAAGCGCGCCTGGCGTGCCGGAGTTGCCGGCGAAGACTGCGTCGGGCCGGCTCGCGATGATCTTCAAGACCTGGCCGGCCACCGAGGAATCGGAGCGCGCATAGCGCTCGTTGGCCACCACCTTGATGCCGGCGGCCTCCGCACTCTTCACCAGCGAGTCGTAGGCCAGGTCGCCCAGGGCATCGGAGAAACCGATGTAGGCCACCGTCTTCACGCCCGACTGCTTCATCTTCTCGACCACGCCCGCGACCATCAGCGGGAAGGGCTGCGAAACCGTCACGGTCCAAGCGCCCTCGGGGCCCGGGATGGTGACCGGCGTCGGCGAGATCAGCGGCGTATTGAGCTCGCGCGCCACCGCGGCGATGGCCATCGCGTTGGGAACGCCCGAGCTGCCGATCAGCACGTCGACCTTGTCCTCGGTCACGAGCTTTCGTGCATTGCGTCCCGCGGTAGTCGGGTCGGAGGCATCGTCGAGCACGATCAGCTCGACCTTGTGGCCGGCGAGCTGCGGGTGCTCGGCGATGGCGGCGCGAATGCCCTTTTCGTATGGAATGCCCAGTGCCGAAACAGGCCCGGACAGCGAGCTGATGAAACCGATCTTGAGATCGGCGGCCGTGGCCTGCGCAGCCGCCAGGGCGATGGCCGTGAGGCCGATGAAACGTGCGATGTTCTTCATGTTCAGGGGACCAGTTTCCATTGACCTTTTTCGAGCTTGACGACGACGCGCGAACGCTCGTCGGAGCCATAGCGGTCGTTCGGCTTGAAGTTGTAGACGCTGTGCGTGCCCACCAGCTCCTTGGTGTTCACGATCGCATCGCGCAGCGCCAAGCGGAACGCAGGCGTGCCGGGCTCGCCCTTCGCGCGTTGCGCGGCGTCGAGGAACAGCAGCCAGGCGTCGAACGTGTACGCAGAGAAGGCATCGGTCGGCACCGCGCCGTTGGCCTTCTGGTAGGCCGCGCGGAAGTCCATCGAGACCTTGCGGATCGGATTGGAGTCGGGCAGCTGCTCGGCCACGATCACCGGCCCGGTGGGCGCCAGCAGGCCTTCGACCGCACTGCCGCCCACGCGCACGAAGTCGGGGTTGATGAGCGCATGCATGCCATAGATCTGGCCCTTGTAGCCGCGCTCCGCAAGCGCGAGATAAGGCAGCGCGCCGGGCGTGCCCGAGGTGCCGGTGATCACCGCATCGGGACGCAGCGCCACGATCTTCAGCACCTGGCCCGTGACCGACGCATCGGCGCGGGCAAAGCGCTCGTTGCTCACGACCTTGATGCCGGCGGCCGGCGCGCTCTTGGTGAGCGCGTCGTAGACCAGGTCGCCCCAGGCGTCGGAAAAGCCGATGTAGCCCACGGTCTTCACGCCGGACTTCTTCATCTGGTCGACCACCGCATCGAGCATCAGCGGCGCGGGCTGCGGCAGCGTGACCATCCATGCACCTTCCTCGCCCGGGAGGTTGGCATTGGCGATGGCGATCAGCGGCGTCTTCGTCTCGCGCGCCACCGCGGCAATGGCCAGCGCGCCGGGAGAACCGGCCGTTCCGATGATGACGTCGACCTTGTCCTCGTCGATCATCTTGCGTGCATTGCGCGCGGCGGTCGACGGATCGGACGCGTCGTCGAGCTGGACCAACTGGATCTTCCGGCCATTGAGCTCCGGCTTGTAGGCCAGCGCAGCCTTCATGCCTTTGTCATAGGGAATGCCCAGCGAAGACACGGGCCCCGACAGCGAGGTAATGAAGCCGACCTTGTAGTCGGCGGCCCAGGCACTGGCTGCGCTCAGCGCGCCGATGCCGAGGACGATGCCTGCCAGGGCGCGGATGGGGCTTGGAACTCTCATGACGATCCTCCGGAGGTGAAGTGGGGCCTGAAGATGATTTGTGAAATGTTTAGACCTAAACAATACTAGCGAGACGACAGCCCAATGACAAGCGAGACAAACGAGGATTCGGGTAAACGAGCGCGCAACGCACCATTAGGGCCTGCCCTAAAGGGCCAGGCTGCCCACGCTGGTGCCGCCGCACACATAGAGCACCTGGCCGGTGACGAAGCCGTTGGCCGGGTCCACGAAGAAACGCACGGCCCGTGCCACGTCGGCGGCCTCGCCGAGGCGCTGTACCGGCACCGACGCAGCGAGCTTGCGCTCCTTCTCGCTGCCGGCTTCAACCACGTCGTAGAACATGTCGGTGCGGATCGGGCCCGGCGCCACCACGTTCACGGTCACTCCCTCGGCCGCGAGCTCGAGCGCCCACGTGCGCGCCATGCCCAGCATGCCGGCCTTGGTGGCCGAGTAGCTCGTGCGCGTGGCCAGGCCCACGGCGGCGCGCGAGGACATGAGCACGATGCGGCCGAAGCGCTCCGCGCGCATCGCAGGCAACGCGGCCTGCACGAGCTGGATTGCGCAGCCCAGATGCAGTTCGGCCAACGCATCGAGGTCCTCGAGGCGGACCTCGGCCAGCAACGCCGGCCGGATCACGCCCGCGTTGTGCACCACCGTTCGAACCTCGAAGCGCTGCGCCATCTCCTGCGCGGCCTGCGCGGTGGCGGCGCGGTCCATCAGGTCGACCTCGAAGTTGAAGAGCTTGGGATGGTTGATCTCGCATCGGCGCCGCGCCAGCGACACCACCTCGTAGCCTTGCGCGAGCAGGTCGGCGCAGATCGCCTTGCCGATGCCGGCGCTGCCGCCGGTGACGGCGGCGACAGGATGCGTGAGGTTCATCGTGCTCTCCTTGTATTGCCCCCTCTCCCACCCTGCGGGAGAGGGTTGGGGTGAGGGTGAGCGCCGCGCAAGGCACCCTCATCCCCCGCCTTCTCCCGCAAGCGGGAGGAGGAGCCAAGACCGCTCATGCGGCAGCCCCCACCAGCGCCAGCACGCGCAGCGGGCTGCCGCTGCCTTTTTCGATCTTGAGCGGCGGGCAGATCAGCACCGTGCCGGTCGGCGGCAGCAGGTCGAGGTTGCTCAGGCACTGCAGGCCATAGCGGCCCGCCCCGTGCATGAAGTAGTGGCAGGGGTACGGTGGCCGCAGGTGGTAGCCCTGCCCCGCATCGGTACCGATGGCTTCGGAGCCGAAGCCCAGCACATCGCGCTGCTCGACGAGGAAGCGCACCGCCTCCGTGCTCGGGCCCGGCGTGTGCTGACCGGTCTCGTCGAAGTTCTGGTAGGCCTCGGGATCGTGCCGCTTCGACCAGTCGGTACGCATCAGCACCCACGCGCCCTTCGGGATGCGGCCATGCTTCGCCTCGAAGCGCTCGATGTCTTCCACCGTCAACAGGTAGTCGGGATCGGCCTTCACCTGCTCCGAGCAATCGATCACGCACGCCGGCGCCACGAAGTGCTGCACGGGGATGGTGTCGACCGAGTTGTTCGGCAGATCGCGGCCGGATATCCAGTGGATCGGCGCATCGAAGTGCGTGCCGGTGTGCTCGCCGCACGAAAAGTTGTTCCAGTACCAGCCCGGCCCGCGCTCGTCGTACTTCGACACTTCCTCGATGCGGAAGGGCCAGCACTGGCCCATCTCGGGCGGCAGTGCGATCTGCGGAAACTCCGGCGTGAGCGTCTGCGTAAGGTCGACCACGCGGATGCGGCCCGTGGCCAGCGCGCCGACCAGACCGCCGAGGATCTCGGCGGTGGACATCAGTTCATCTGTCTTCGTCATGTTGTTGCTCCGATCTCTTTTCCAGGAACACCGCGGAACCGGCTTTGCCGGGCCGCTGGTGTCGCCCCCGGCAGGGGGCTGAGGGCCGCGGCTCCAAGCCTGCCTGCGCGGGCTTGGACGGCCTGAAGGGCAAGGCCTCTGGCCGCAGCACGCAGGGCGGCTACACGAAGTGAGCCAACCTGGGGGCGAGCTTCATCCTCCGGCTGCGAGCTCGCGCTCCAGCACCTTGGGGTTGTCGCGCCAGCGCTCCAGCCATTCCTGCGCGACGTCGCCCGGGTACACGTCCTCGAGCCCTTCGCGCAGCGCCTTGACGATCGCATTGGCGAGTGCGCCGGGCGTCACTTTCGGCGGCGGCATGTGCTGGTTCCACTCGTCGTCGATCGGCCCCGGGAACACATTGACTACGCGGATGCCGGCCGGCCGCATCTCGGCGCGCAGGCATTGCGCCAGCGAATACGCCGCCGCTTTCGAGGCGCTGAAGGTCCCGTGCGGCGGGAAGTTCGCGAGCGCGTAGATCGACAGCAGGTTGACCCACGCCGTGGCGCTGGTCACGCCATCGGCCGAGCGGCCCTTGAGCGCGGGGCCGAACTCCTGCGCCAGCCGGAGGAAGCCGAAATAGTTGATGTCCATCTCGGCCTTGGCCACGTCGGTGCCGCGGCGCGCGCCGATGCCGAAGGTCCGGTGCACTTCGGCGTTGTTGATCACGATGTCGACCTTGCCGCCGATCTCGCCGGCCAGCTCGCTGACCGAGCGGCCATTGGTCAGGTCCAGCGGCACCAGCGTCACCTGCGGCAGCGCCGTGATGTCTTCCATGCCACCGAGCTTCTTCCAGGGCTCGGCATGGCCGACCCAGACGATGTCGGCGCCGGCCTTCACCAGGGCGCGCACCAGGGCCTGGCCCACGGGGGTCTTGCCGTCGGTCACCAGGGCCTTGCGGAATTTCGGGTCGCTGGTCATCTCGCGCAGCATCTTGTCGTCGGCCATATGGGCACTCCCTTCGTTCGGAAATCCAATGAGGACAGCCTGTCCCGCGCGGTCCAGGCGCGCGCCCACGCGCACGCGGGCCGGTGCATCGCCGACCTCGCCATGCAGGTGGACCATCAGCGTCGGGCCGGTGTCGAGATGCACCAGGCCCAGGCGCCAGGGCAGGCGCTCGCGGAAGAACAGGTCGTTGCTGTGGTGCAGCGTGGTGCTGCTGATGAGCTCGCCCTCGCCGGTCTGCTCGCGCCAGTTCAGCCGCGGGGAGAGGCACTTGTGGCAGGCCTCGCGCGGCGGGTACTGCACCGTGCCGCAGTCCTTGCAGGTCTGCAGCTCGAAGCGGCCTTCGGCGGCGGCGGCCGTCATGCCCAGCGCGACACGGCCGCGAGAGCCGGGCGGCAGGTTCATCTGCCGCGTGCGCAGGATCGGGTTCTTGCGCTTGGGGCGCATCAGGGGCATGGTCATCGCGCCTCCGCCGGGCCGCCCCAAGGCAGGCGCGCGGCCCCCTCGGGGGGCAGTGCAACCGCGCAGCGGCAAACGTGGGGGTTGTTCATTCGGGTCTCCCCAGGATCACCGCGCCCGTGCACAGGCAGCGGTCGTAGGTGACCATGCCGAAGCCCGCGACCAGGCCCAGCTGGGCGTCGGGCACCGCACGCGGGCCGGCTGTATCGGTGAGCTGGCGGATCGCTTCCACCATGCCGAGGAAGCCGCCGGCCGCGCCCGCCTGGCCCGCCGAGAGCTGGCCACCGCTGGTGTTGTTGGGGAAGCTGCCGTCGAAGGTCATGGTGTTGGCGCGCACGAATTCCGGGCCTTCGCCCTTTTCGCAGAAGCCGAGGTCCTCGAACTGCATCATCACTATCACCGGATAGTCGTCGTAGGTCTGGACGAAGTCCAGCTCGGCCGGCTTCACGCCGGCCTGGGCGTACAGATCGTCCCGGTCCTTGCGCCAGCCCCCCTGGACCATCACCGGGTCTTCGGCATAGGCATTGTGGCGCTCGATGGCGCCGCGGATCACGACGTGCGCCAGTCCAAGGTCGCGGGCACGGGCCTCGCTCATCACGAGGAAAGCGTCGGCGCCGGCACACGGCATCACGCAGTCGAACAGGTGGATCGGATCGGAGATCGGCCGTGCCTCCATGTATTCGTCCAGCGTGAGCGGCTTCTTGAACACGGCGTTTGCGTTGCCGAGCGCATTGGTGCGCTGGTCCACCGCGATGCGGCCGAAGTCCTCGCGCTTCGCGCCGAACGTGCGCATGTAGTTGGCGGTGATCATCGCGAAGATCGAATTCGGCCCGCCCGAGCCGTAGGGGTAGCTCGCGTCGCGCGCGAAGTTGCTGAAGCTGCCGAGCGTCAAGCGGAACGAGTCGACGTGGTTGGTATCGGCCCCCACGCAGGCGACGATGTCGGCGTCGCCCGACTGCACGGCGCGCGCGGCGCGGCGCAGGCACATCACGCCCGAAGCGCCGCCGGTGGGCATGTGGTCGAGCCAGCGCGGCGACAGGCCCAGGTGCTGCGTCACGCCGACCGCCGTATCGGGCGCAAGCGAGAAGCTGCTGAGGCTCAGGCCGTCGATCTCTTCCTTGGCAACGCCGCTGGCCTTGACCAGCGCCTCCAGCGCCTGGCCGATGAACCAATGCGCGCTGCGGGTGGAATAGCGCAGATAGGGCACGGTGACGGGGACCGCCACCGCGACGCCTTCGTAGGACAGCCGCTTGCTCATCGAGCAACCTCCGTGCATCGCACTGCTTTGCTCTTCGCCTTCATGGCAGCCTCTTCTTCATCGCACGGGTGTCGACGCAATGCGGCTGGCCGGGCAATGCCTGGGCCAGCTCGCGCAGCTGGCCGCGCTGGATCTTCTGCGAGGCCGTGAGCGGCAACGCGTCGACGAAGGCCACATAGCCCGGGGCCTTGTAGTAAGCGAGCTGCGCCAGCGCATGCTCGACGATGCTGCCTGCGATGTGATGGCGCTCCGAGGCGTCCACGCCATCGCGCAGCACGATGCAGGCCAGCACTTCGTCGCCGCGCACGGTATCGGGCGTCGCGGCCACGGCCGAGGTCTTCACTGCCGGATGCTGGTTCAGCACACTCTCCACCTCCACTGCCGAGATGTTCTCGCCGCTGCGCCGGATCACGTTCTTCTTGCGGTCGACGAAGAAGAAGTTGCCCTCGGCATCGCGCCGCACCAGGTCGCCGGTGTGAAACCAGCCATCGGCCCAGGCTTCGCGCGTGGCCTCCTCGTCCTTCAGGTAGCCGGAGAAGAAGTAGCGGCGCGGGTCGCTGCCTGCGGAGCGCACCAGCAGCTCGCCGGGCATGCCGGCGGTCGCTTCGTGTCCTTCGTCGTCCACCAGCCGGACCTCGACATAGTCCTGCTGCCGGCCGAAGCAGCTCGTGCCCACCTGGCGCGGCTCGCGGTTGGCCATGATGCAGGCACCGGCCCCGGTCTCGGTCATGGCCCAGGCCTCGACCAGCGGAAAGCCGAAGCGGGCCTCGAAGGGCGCGTGGTTCTTGCGGTCCACTCCGGCGCCGAAGCCCCAACGGATCGCGTGGTCCTTGTCGGCAGCCGATTCGGGCGCGGACAGCAGCATCGCCGGCATCACGCCCAGGTAGTGGACGATGGTGGCGCGGCTCTCGCGCGCACTCGCGAGCCAGCTCTTCGGATGAAAGCGGTCCAGTTGAACCAGGCAGCCGCCCGCCACCAGCACGACCATCGTCGAGAAGGCCATCGCGTTCATGTGATTCAGCGGCAGCGGCGTGATCACCCGCTCGGCATCGGGGCGGATGGCGCAGACGCCGTCGAGTGACGCGTACCACTCGCCCGCGCGCAGGAAGTAGGCGTTGCTCAGGATGCAGCCCTTGGGCCGCCCGGTGGTGCCGGAGGTGTAGAGCAGCGCGCATTCGGTCTCGGGGCCGATCGCTTCATGAGGGCGCGGCGGCGCCTTGCCGGCGGGCGGCACCACGTCTTCCGGCCCCATCGTCTGGAAGTCGGTGCCGGCCTGTGCCGCCGCGGCGCGCAGGTCGGCCGCGCGCTCGGGCAAGGTCACGGCCAGGCCGATCTCGCTGTGGCCGATCAGGTAGACCAGCTCTGCCGAACGCATCTCGGCATTGATCGGCACCACGCTCGCGCCCAGTGCGTTGAGCGCGAACCAGTGCAGCAGGAACGCGGGACGGTTCTCCAGCAGCAGGCCGACGCGATGGCCATGGCCCCATCCGGCGGCCGAGTAGGCCCGGCGCAGGCGTTCGACCTCCGCCGCAGCCTCGCCCCAGCGAATCGCGCCGGGTTCAATGCCGTAGGCATGGGCGGTAACCGACTCGGTGAACAGGAACTCCGCATCCGGCGTGCGCGCGGCGGTGGCTGCGAAGCATTGATGGACCGTCGTATGCATCGCGTCCCTAGATGAAGAGCTGCACGGCCGGCAGCGCCGCGTCGCAGTTGAGCAGGTTCACGCGCTTGAGCGTCATGCGCAGTTGCCCGTCCTCCTGCGTCAGGTAGTGGAAGAAGGTGCCGACATAGAACTGCAGCTCGTCGCCCTGCGATTCGGTGTAGTGGAACTCGGTGCGCACCACGAAGGTGTTGCCGGCCTCGTCGAACACTTCGACCGTGGGCGTCTGCAGCAGGTGATGGCAGCGGCTCGGCGGCTGCTGCGAGAAAGCGCGCGGGCTCTGCAGGCGCTCGATGCGCAGATCGCGCAAGAGCTTGTCCTCGTAGAGGTGCGAGCAATGGTTGAGGCCGTCCTCCTGGTCCGGCGTGGCCGGTACCCAGTAGTAGGCATCGTCGGAGAATAGTGCGTTCCATTCCTCGTAGCGTTTGGCATCGAGCAGGCGGCACTCGTGCACGACGAAGTCGATCAGGTCCTGGCGTGCGAGGCTGCTGCTCATCACATGGTCTCCGTCATGTAGCGGGCCCAGCTTCGGTACTGATTGCGCATCGGCAGCTCGTTGGTGCCGCCGGTGGTGATTTCGCCGCCCTTCAGCTCCTCGGGATCGTAGTTGCGGTGCAGGCTGACCCACTCGTTGCCGGTCGCATGCAGGCCGGCCTGCATGCCGCGGTAGGCCTGCAGGTCATCGTGCCCGACCACCGAGAAAGGCGAGTTGATCAGTCGGTTGTACATGGCGGTGCGCTGCAGCAGCTCGGGTGGCGCGCCCTTCAGGCGAAAGGTCCAGCTCTCGATCAGCGTCTTGTCGGCCGCGATCGGCTTGACCACGCGGATCGCCTGGATCGCACCCTTGATCGTGAGGTTGGGGTAGTACACCGTGTTGTGGCGCGCCATGCCGAGGATCTGCGCGGTGCGCTCCTCGCCATACCTGGCCTTCATCGCGTCGTCGTATCCGGGGATCGCCTTGTACTTGCTGTGGATGCTGAAGTGCACGCCGGTGAAGCTATGGCCGTTGTCGTAGGTCCGGATGCCCATGTCCTCGAAGAACTTGTAGTCCGACATGAAGGGCACGAACTGCTCGATGGCCATGGGCTTGGGCTCGTCGGCCGGCTTGTCGGACCACATTCGCTTGGCGGTGCCGGCCGAGGACTCGTGGGCGACCATCGGATGCATGGTGTCGTTGAGGTTCTCGACGAACATCTTCCAGTTGCACTGGTGCATGAAGCGCAGGCAGCCGCCGGCAATCTCCAGCTCGCCCTCGGGCGAGCGGTCGGCCATGTTGTCGATGGAGCTCAGCGAGTCGCCGAAGTACGTCTCGAAGTCCGGGCCGACGTCGTTGATCTTGACGAAGATGAAGCCGCGGTGGCTGCGCACGTTGCGAATGGTGGTGAGTCCCTTGGCCGATTCGCATTCGTGCAGCTGCGTGCCCTCGTAGCCGTTCTTCAGAGGAATGGCAAGCAGCGACCCGTCGGTCTTGAAGGTCCAGGCGTGGTAGGGGCAGCGGAAGAACTTGCCGGTGTTGCCGCAGGGCGCGCTCACCAGGCGCGAGCCCTTGTGGGCGCAGCGGTTCATCATCGCGCGCAACGTGCCATCGCCGTGGCGCACCACGATGATCGGGCAGCCGCCGACCTCGTTGCTGATGTAGTCGCCGGGCCTGGGCAGCTGGCTTTCGTGGCCGACGTAGTTCCAGGTGTTGGCGAAGAAGTGCTCCTGTTCCAGCTCGAACAGCTCCTGGCTGATGTACAGGTCGCGGTGCACCCGGTCGTTTTGGACCAGGGCGCGCACGGCCTCGGGATTGCCTCGGTACGAAGTCATTCTCGTGCTCTCCTTCACATGTCCAGCACCAGCCGCGGGCCCTTGGCGCGCGAGATGCAGATCTGCATGACATTGCCCTCGGCCTTCTCGCGCGCGCTCAGCACGTAGTCGCGGTGGTCGATCTCGCCTTCGAGCACTGGCGTCGCGCACACGCCGCATTCCCCGCGCTTGCAGTCGTAGAGCGGGTCGCAGCCATGCTCGATCAGGCAGTCGAGGATGCTCTGATCCGCGGGCACCGTAAAGCGCTGACCCGACTGGGCGAGCTCCACCTCGATGGGCTGGTCGCCCGCCTCCGCGACTGGCGTGGTGAACAGCTCGAAGTGCACGCGGTCGTGTTCCCAGCCGCGCGCCTGGGTGCGGGCGAGCACGGCGTCGAGCATGACCTTGGGACCGCAGACGTAGAGCCGGTCTCCGGCGGGCACCTCGTCGAGCACCGCGTCGATGTCCAGCGGACCGCCGGCATCGGCATCGGCGTGCACGCGCAGGTCATCGCGCAGCAAGGTCCGCAGCTCGGGCAGGAACGCCATCAGCTCGCGGCTGCGGCCGGCATAGTGCAATCGCACGGGTGCGCCTTCGGCCCGCCGGCGCGCGGCCATGCTGGCCAGCGGCGTGATGCCGATGCCGCCTGCGATCAGCACCGTGCCACCGGGACCGGTGTGCAGCGGGAAGTCGTTCTTCGGCGGCTCGAGGGTGAGCAGGTCTCCCTGCTTCAGCTGCTCGTGCATGAAGCGCGAGCCGCCACGGCCTTCGTCTTCCTTGCGCACGGCGATCACGTAGCGGTTGGGCGCATTCGTCGCATTGCGCTCGGTCCCGAAGTTGATCAGCGAGTAGTGGCGCCAGTCCTTCGAGCCGTCCGGCAGCTCGACCTGCACACGAATATGGGCGCCCGCGCTGTAGCCCGGCAGCGCACGGTCGTCGTCGGCGCGCAGCACGAACATGCGGATCAGCGGGTTCAGCTCGCAGGCCTCTGCGACGCGCAGTTGGAGTGTGGAAGTCATGCGTGCCTCTCTCGTGTATTCACGGCCATTCAGGCCAGCGCATGCCGTACCAGCATGGCGCGCAACTGGTGGCCCTGTTCGTCGGCCAGCGCCGCGTCGCGCAGCTCGCGCAGGGTGGCTGGTGCCATGCGGCTGCCCGCCCGCTGGAAGGCGGCCATCAGCGTGTCGTAGTTGCGCACGCCGCGTTCGTGCGTGTCGCTGTAGCCCTTGACCAGGCGCTGGCACTGCGCGAGCTCGATCGCCAGTTCGGGGTGCTGCGCGGCCGTGCCTGCGATGCGCTGCAGCCATTCCTCGATGCGGCGGTTCTCCTCGGCATAGCGCGTGGTGGTGCGGCGCCAGCGCCTGGTCGCGGCGACGGCGCAGAGCATCAGGTAGCCGCTCAGCGAGCTGGTGCGAACGACGCGGCCCTTGCGGGTCATGCGCTCCACCAGGCGGCGCGGCCAGCCCGAACCCATCAGCCAGCGGCCGAGCCCGCCGGGCAGGGTCTCGCAGATCTCCTGCAGCCGCGGATGCATGTACTCGTTGATGGCCAGCAGCTGCCCTTCCTGCACGCCGGCCTCGCCGCGCACGCGATCGAAGCGCGACGCGCGGGTCTTGAGCGCGGCGACGCGGGCCGTGTCCTCGTAGGACATCCACAGCGCGAGGTGGCGCGCGGTCTCGCGCTGCAGGCGGTGGTCTGCGCCGGAGGGCAGCGCGGCGACCGCGGCCATGCGGTCGAGGTAGAGACCGGCGTAGTCCGGGTCCTGGTAGTCGATCAGGCGCCGCACGCCCTCGAACAGCACGGGATGCAGCGCCGGCACGAAGTCGCGCTGAACGCGTTCGACCAGGGCGCGCACTTCGGGGTGGCGAGGCTGGGGTTCGGCAGCGGAAGCCGGCACCGGCTTGTCGTGCTCGCCCGCGCCCTGGGCCCG is drawn from Variovorax sp. PBS-H4 and contains these coding sequences:
- a CDS encoding cyclase family protein, producing MTKTDELMSTAEILGGLVGALATGRIRVVDLTQTLTPEFPQIALPPEMGQCWPFRIEEVSKYDERGPGWYWNNFSCGEHTGTHFDAPIHWISGRDLPNNSVDTIPVQHFVAPACVIDCSEQVKADPDYLLTVEDIERFEAKHGRIPKGAWVLMRTDWSKRHDPEAYQNFDETGQHTPGPSTEAVRFLVEQRDVLGFGSEAIGTDAGQGYHLRPPYPCHYFMHGAGRYGLQCLSNLDLLPPTGTVLICPPLKIEKGSGSPLRVLALVGAAA
- a CDS encoding ABC transporter substrate-binding protein → MKNIARFIGLTAIALAAAQATAADLKIGFISSLSGPVSALGIPYEKGIRAAIAEHPQLAGHKVELIVLDDASDPTTAGRNARKLVTEDKVDVLIGSSGVPNAMAIAAVARELNTPLISPTPVTIPGPEGAWTVTVSQPFPLMVAGVVEKMKQSGVKTVAYIGFSDALGDLAYDSLVKSAEAAGIKVVANERYARSDSSVAGQVLKIIASRPDAVFAGNSGTPGALPYLGLSERGYKGRIYGTHGLINADFVRVGGASIEGLQVPSGPVLVADQLPADNPIKKVSMNFRNAYQKVHGAVPTDAFSSYTYDAYLLLADAASRTKGEPGTPQYRTALRDAIVSTKELVGTHGVYNFKPDNRYGSDQRAVVVVRMEKGQWKLVP
- a CDS encoding ABC transporter substrate-binding protein — its product is MRVPSPIRALAGIVLGIGALSAASAWAADYKVGFITSLSGPVSSLGIPYDKGMKAALAYKPELNGRKIQLVQLDDASDPSTAARNARKMIDEDKVDVIIGTAGSPGALAIAAVARETKTPLIAIANANLPGEEGAWMVTLPQPAPLMLDAVVDQMKKSGVKTVGYIGFSDAWGDLVYDALTKSAPAAGIKVVSNERFARADASVTGQVLKIVALRPDAVITGTSGTPGALPYLALAERGYKGQIYGMHALINPDFVRVGGSAVEGLLAPTGPVIVAEQLPDSNPIRKVSMDFRAAYQKANGAVPTDAFSAYTFDAWLLFLDAAQRAKGEPGTPAFRLALRDAIVNTKELVGTHSVYNFKPNDRYGSDERSRVVVKLEKGQWKLVP
- a CDS encoding aromatic ring-hydroxylating dioxygenase subunit alpha produces the protein MNTYRDRPEAIRALVQEDRVHRDLYLSEELFALEQERFFANTWLYVGHASQVPNAGDYWALELAGRPVMMVRQADGAVRVFYNRCAHKGSRLVTDESGNAGKFFRCPYHAWTYKLDGAPLAIPLKSGYEGTRLKECESGRGLVELKNTAVYRDFVFVRLADEGPGFEAYFGEVLGAIDNMVDRSPEGRLTVGGGVLRNIIHCNWKMYLENINDTVHPMSTHESATQAADTLWQGRAPDEPKPMAMEQILPFGSGYDFFDKMGGRVFANGHSVLGINFSIHSNYAQMPEYESAMREAHGAERAMDILQRSPQNSVLFPSLSVKGSPQAIRVIRPLGANRTLIEAWSFRAAGAPDLLFERSMTYNRLVFSPMSVVAHDDVHLFESMQRGLAAGGNEWVSLHRNFDPAELAQDTITTNGTNELLMRNQFRAWAKYMAEPTA
- a CDS encoding SDR family oxidoreductase, with the protein product MNLTHPVAAVTGGSAGIGKAICADLLAQGYEVVSLARRRCEINHPKLFNFEVDLMDRAATAQAAQEMAQRFEVRTVVHNAGVIRPALLAEVRLEDLDALAELHLGCAIQLVQAALPAMRAERFGRIVLMSSRAAVGLATRTSYSATKAGMLGMARTWALELAAEGVTVNVVAPGPIRTDMFYDVVEAGSEKERKLAASVPVQRLGEAADVARAVRFFVDPANGFVTGQVLYVCGGTSVGSLAL
- a CDS encoding SDR family NAD(P)-dependent oxidoreductase, which codes for MTMPLMRPKRKNPILRTRQMNLPPGSRGRVALGMTAAAAEGRFELQTCKDCGTVQYPPREACHKCLSPRLNWREQTGEGELISSTTLHHSNDLFFRERLPWRLGLVHLDTGPTLMVHLHGEVGDAPARVRVGARLDRAGQAVLIGFPNEGSAHMADDKMLREMTSDPKFRKALVTDGKTPVGQALVRALVKAGADIVWVGHAEPWKKLGGMEDITALPQVTLVPLDLTNGRSVSELAGEIGGKVDIVINNAEVHRTFGIGARRGTDVAKAEMDINYFGFLRLAQEFGPALKGRSADGVTSATAWVNLLSIYALANFPPHGTFSASKAAAYSLAQCLRAEMRPAGIRVVNVFPGPIDDEWNQHMPPPKVTPGALANAIVKALREGLEDVYPGDVAQEWLERWRDNPKVLERELAAGG